The Osmerus mordax isolate fOsmMor3 chromosome 28, fOsmMor3.pri, whole genome shotgun sequence genome segment acactcatgacGTAACCCACACTTAACAAATCGTTTTTCCAGGGATTTGATTTCAGATTAGGAAGTGAGACGTGTGTCCAGAACCCTCTCCACGGTCCCAGCGAGCGCGTGCCCAGGTTCTAACCTCACCCAGCCCTACTCATGTGACACCAGACTGTGacctcagccccctccctctgcccctgtcCCTGGGCGCCTGGGCGTGATTTGTGGGGCCTGGGGTCTGCTACACTGCCCCAACAAATCAGGAGGGACACTGTTTGTGCCTGACAGTTTTACACTTCAAACAGTCCCCGGTTTACAGATAACACCCTCGCTCACTTGTCTCCCCCTCCAACCACTGTTGCCATGTGTCCATTATAAAAGTCCCCTGTTATCGAGTCATCTGAACTAGCCATGTGTGAAGACAGATGAAGGTATCGCAAACAGCACCCCTTGCTCACTTGCGACCCTCTGGACGGCCCACTCCGGAAGGTGATGCCGTTCTACAGTCCATCTGATAGACGAAATTCTACATCTATTCTGGAGACAAATGTCTTCATGCCTGGTGTTCCCAGACTGGCTCTGCCTGTGATAGTGTCACATTCATGGCCTGTGGAGGGTCTAATCCTGGGAAAGCCTGTGATATTGTGGGTCACGTGATGGTCTGTGATGGTCATGTGATGGTCTGTGACGTTCTCAGCCAGAGTGGCCCTCGGGGGCGTGAACAGACTCACGGCTAGGGCAAGACACGACCAGTGGTATTGCAGCAGCAGGGTCATTTCAACGCCAGATCAAAAGCACTCACAGCTGTGTCAGGGACAACCAAAAGCAGCTCTCCCATGTGTGGTCTCACCCTGAAACAGCATAACAAAGCTGGAACACAGGGGCCGTGAGCCCTTCTGTATTGGCTGACTGTACGGGGGAGCAGTGCTGATGGAATGTAGGCTTTAATACAGtaaaacccttttttttttactgtaaggaTACGTTTGACAACATTTGGGATTTATAAGACTTAAGTAAGATCAGTTCAGAGCGATCCGGTTGTGATTTAAGAAATCAAGTTGATGTTTGTATTGAGTGGGTGAACTTTAGAATACACCCACTGTAAAGGAATCCTAGACGATGGGCTAATCTGACCATCTGTTTCTTATCTGCtcccttttatttttttaatttgtgaaTTTATTTGTCTAACGGATCCTGGGCCTGAAAGCAGCAGGCATCCAATCTTCTCCCAGGGGTGTCAGATAGAGGCGGAGTCCtccagtaggtgtgtgtgagggagggggtggagtgggggtggaggtactGCTGGAGGTGGAAGTGGGGGTGTGATTATTTCATGCAAGTTTGCTTTTCCAACGATGTGTGTGCATTAACCTACACCAATAACAAAAGATTAGGGGGACTAACGATGCATTCGGATCTATGGAtgtgagcagggaggagggaaaaaaaTGATGTTGGTGTGGGCGCGCATTCAtaaacatacatacagtacgaAGCACATAACGGAACTCACCGGGGCTCAGAGCCCTGCTCCCAGAGGGACGCCGGGCCACAGAGGACGGCAGGGAGGGCTGTGGAACGGTAGTTGTGTCTTGGCTGAGTGCAGCCTGGGCGCCAGCGCTTCAGTGTTGTTGAGAGAAGGATCAGGAGTGTGGAATGAGCCCAATCATCTGTGGACCCTGGGCAttcccaactctctctcccctctctcccccttccttctgcttctctcccctctctctcccctctctcacccttctctcagtcgttcgctctctcccccctctctctcccccttccctctgcctttctctccctgtctctctcccctttccctctccctctctgtccttctctcccccttacctctccctctctcactccttctctctctctccttcgctctctcccccctctctctcccccttccctctgcctTTCTTTCTCAGAATCAGAGCCTACATCAAAGGTGAGGGCTTTGTGCGTGTTGAGGCTACACTTCTGAGGAAGGTTTTCTGTTTCCAGCGACCATCAGCACCAACACAGTTGCATCACTGTAATGTTGATCATAAAGGATACAACCTGGAGAAATACCCAGATtgtatcgggggggggggggggggggggggggggaatctgaaCACTATTTTTAAATTAAGACTTTGAGGGTCTCAAAAAGAGACAACTATGACTTTTCTGATTTTGTGAATGAAACGTTTGATATAATAGTAGTAGTAGAAAAGCATGTGTAATAAGAATGTTGAAAGGTCCACTTCACATACTGTAAATAGTCAAACATTTGGATGGGATGAACAGCACACAGCTGCTCCTCTCCCATAGTTCAACAGGTCTTGTTTTTGCAAGCAGTCGATCTGGGGATTTCAGTGGTTCTATTGGTTGGTCACTTTCTATGTAAAGAAAGGACGTGAAAACtacactgcatacacacacatctgcacctgCAAAAAAACATCATACACTGTGGAAGATGAATAGTAGGCTATGCAACATGTATTTTAATTAAATGAAGTATTCAGTTCTTTGACCTGCACTACACTAGAATATTCACCAGGTGGCGCATTTCTCGCAGATGCCAATCGAGCCTACAAATACCTTCACCAAGAACCGTTGCGCTTTGTTAACACAGTGATGAGTTGAGTTACAAAACTGATAATGTATCCGATCTCTGTGACAGAATTGGCCAAGGGGAAAAGTATGCTGAATGATTGTTGTGGGGGCAAGTATTCGCTAACCAACCTGATTATCAATTAAACAAATTATTGACGCGGTGAAAATATGAGTATTGAGTAGGATGCCTATAGGATCAAAGCCCAAAAAGAGTTTGAGCCGGGTGtttccttttgtttttgtttatccTTAGTGTTTGCGAGTCTTTTATTATGGAAATTAATCCCTAGACGTGAGAATTAAATTCACACATCCCTTGAGctgtttacatttaatcatcAATCCGCAAAGCATATTCTAATTTCTCTACGTATCTATCTTATTTAGTATTTGTTTATATTGGAACAAGTTTCTTTCGTTAAAACACGTTTCTTTATGTCCACATTCACATCATTATGTATAAATAATAATCTTGTGTGGGTTTACTTTTCTAAAATAGAGGGGGACGGATGGGGTGTTTTATGTTGTTGGCAAGAAAATGGTGACCATACGATTATGGAAGAGTTGTAAAGAATTTCATTGTGAACAAGGTCACTAAGTAGTCGGGACTTACCAAGGCCATCAAGTAAGGAATATTCTTTTAACATTCTAATTAAACCCTATAGGTCCAGTACTTTTGAATATTGCCTGTCCGGACATGTCCGTATTACTGTCCAACTGTGGATTTCACTGTTTGTGAGCAGCAAATGTTTTTAAGAAACATTATTTTGCTACGTGTTTATAATATAGTCCAAGAGGATTATGGAAATGTAGGCCGGGAAGAAACTAGTCAGTGGACCATTTTGTACAGGCAGTGCGAATCACGTCTAGGTATTCCATCACAGGCCCGCTCTAGGTATTATATAAATTTCAATACGGTTTCTATATACATTCACTAGAGAATTTTAAGCGCAATAAAGCGTGACGGGAGTCATCCCTGTGGAGTCTGTGCgctggagaggtgagagaaggggggtAGTGAGCCAAGTGTttaatgggggaggggggtcgtaCTGGGAGGGAACAGGGGGTGTGGATGGCTGAGTTTAAAAAGGCACGCAgcaccaccctgctctctcattCAGCCTGCGTTCTCTCAGCTCAGCACGTCAACCCAGGAAGGATTCTCCACACTTTTGAGGGGAttttaacaaaaaaacaacaacttttcAGTGGACTTCCAACTTTTTCCAAGTCACTCACTGTTTGAAGTCATGGATCTCACTTCTGCGGAGTACGGGGACAACTATGACTACTATGACGACAACGAAACTGCTTGTGACTTCTCGGAGTGGGAGCCATCCTACTCTCTCATCCCTGTGCTGTACATGCTCATCTTCATCCTGGGCCTGTCCGGCAACGGCGTGGTCATCTTCACCGTCTGGAGGTCCAAATCCAAGCGGAGGGCGGCCGATGTCTACATCGGCAACCTGGCCCTGGCCGACCTCACCTTCGTGGTCACCCTGCCCCTGTGGGCGGTGTACACAGCGCTGGGCTACCACTGGCCCTTCGGCGTGGCCCTCTGCAAGATCAGCAGCTACGTGGTGCTGGTCAACATGTATGCCAGCGTGTTCTGCCTGACCTGCCTCAGTTTCGACCGCTACCTGGCCATCGTGCACTCTCTGTCCAGCAGCAGGCTGCGCTCGCGAGGCACCATGCTGGCCTCCCTAGGGGCCATCTGGCTGCTGTCTGGCCTGCTGGCCGTGCCCACGCTGCTGTTCCGCACCACCATGGACGACCGAAACCGCACCATCTGCGCCATGGACTTCAGCCTGGTCGCTCGGAACCAGCGGCACGAGTCCTTGTGGATCGCCGGGCTCAGCCTGTCGTCCTCGGCGCTGGGCTTCCTGCTCCCCTTCCTGGCCATGACCATCTTCTACTGCTTCATCGGCTGCACAGTGACGCGGCACTTCAACAACCTGCGCAAGGAGGACCAGAAGAAGCGTCGGCTGCTGAAGATCATCACCACGCTGGTGGTGGTGTTTGCCTTTTGCTGGACGCCCTTCCACGTCCTGAAGAGCATGGACGCCCTCTCCTACCTGGACCTGGCCCCCAGCGCGTGCGGCTTCCTGCGCTTCCTCCTGCTGGCGCACCCCTACGCCACCTGCCTGGCCTACGTCAACAGCTGCCTCAACCCCTTCCTCTACGCCTTCTTCGACCTGCGCTTCCGCTCCCAGTGCCTGTGCCTGTTCaacctgaagaaggccatgcACGGCCAGATGAGCTCCATGTCCTCCACGCTCAGTGCCCAGACGCAGAAGTCCGAGATACAGTCTCTAGCCACCAaagtgtgaggggaggagaggagagggggaggagagggggaggtggggcaggggccGCTGGCagctcctgcctgcctgtctgccgtcCTCAAGGAACGCTTGCTTTTCAAAGCAGAGACTTTCTGCGATCGTCATTCAGAGACTGCTTTAGTGATGAGACGTTGAACCGTAAAACCGTTGGGTTCTTAAACATGAGTTTGCATAGGTTGTGTCTTCTGACTTGCATGTGTTTCACCCTCAACTGGCGAGCAGATGCTGCAGTGGTTAGGGAAGAAGGCCGGGGTGTCAGGTCTGGTCTGGCTGCAGCTCTCTGGCCTCAGGACTCTGGGGCTGAAGCCAGCTGGCTGAGCTTCCAAGCTTCTCTTGTCCACAAACTTGCTGCAGATGACAAGGAGGTAAATATATTAtcacagtaaaaaaacaaaaaacgtttTTCTTGTCCTGCTTATGTTCTCCGTTACGCTATGAGGGACCATTTACgaaacaaaagacaaaaaaaactttGGAGGGTTTAGTCGAGTCCAAATCTGTTTACACTGGGTAAATCACAAATGTGTACAGTATTTTCATACTTTTGCTGTTTCAGAtgtgttgatgttttgttttaGAAGCACTTGTCAAATTACTTCTTGTAAAAGAGGGGGAAAGTTTGCGTGCAACAAGGGCTTGCCAGCTCTTCTTTATCCTGTTGTTTGTGAAGGTAGAAGATtatggaggggttggggggggggttacataaGAAGAGAAAAGGTGTTGCAGCTTAATTATATAGtttgaggaggagacagggggcagacaggcagatggcAGCTGACAAATGTTGTCGGGGACAGGGGAaacgggaaaggggggggggggttacagtgCACCCCTGGTGCCATGGGGGAAAGGGATGTTTCATGAATGTTTTCATGTTTATCcatatatgttttattttttgacaTGCCTGTAACTAACTACTGTATTAAATGTGTTCTATGAATTGAATCTCTGtgaatcttttttttgtgtggtcTGCTAATTTAGTTTGTTTCCAGTTCAACTCTTTTTAAGGGTGTTTCTGCGACTTTAATTCTACTCTTGAACTCTCCCATTTTCACCAGAGAGTATAGCATTTCAACACCATCCTGTTATTTCAGTGATAAGGACTGCAGTTTCAGGATGAATGTCTCATTCTTGGTTTAACACCATGACAGATTACAGACCTTTACTGAATTAAAACCGGAATCCAGACATAACTGAATTATGCAGAATAACATTCATCCAAAATCATGGTCAATTGATTAATACGACAGATGACACATTTCCCTTGACTTGTACGCAATCCATCAGTTTGTGTGTCCTCGCGGACAggacagttaaaaaaaaataaaccaaattctcaATCTCACCAAGCTCACACAACAAACAAAGCCAGTCTTCCTCTGGAATGGCATTAAACCTGTCAGTTTCTACGGCTACAGATAAGGAAAAAAATCACCCACTCGCATATTCCTAAATCCCTTCCCTGTTCCTGGCACCAGTAAAGAAACCTCCAGATCCAGTTATTCTAGACTGGGTTCTCTGCACCACAGGCTCAGCCTCCACACGCTGGCTGAATAATGGGGTCATTACCAATGAGTGAGCCCTCTGAGGGTCCCTTTGATTTGGCAGTAATGACCTCTGTTGGACATAATCACAGTTTAGAGGTactgctggtggaggaggagggtcctGATCCTGGCAGAAGTTGGGCTGCCGAACAAGTCAATATTTGTTCTTGTTGACAATAGATTGCAGTTAGAAGCACTGAGGTGGGCGGATGAGGccttgggggggtggggagttgaggtcttggggggtggggggagaggggtggggggagaggggggggggtgagactcTGCAGATGCTCAAACGGACAGATTCCACCAATAAGATCGGAAGAGTTTGTTGGATGTCAGAAACAAATGGAGAgttgaggagagacaagaaggatTTTTTTGAATAAGGTAGAACAGCAGGAGACAGGAATGTTGAAATACAACATTAACTTTCCAATGTATTTATACTTGATCCTTGATCCAATCACACAGCCAGAAAGACACATCACGTGTTACTCATTTGTCATCGGGGGAATGTGGATTTGACAGTGATGATGGGTGACATAAATCACACAGTGGTGATTCTGAATTCAGAAAAAAAATCTACAGAAGAATATTACCACATGGCTGGactgaaaacaaaaacagcaaTGCACTGCTGCTCAGCCGTTTACAGACATTGTGTTAAACTGGACTACCACACCCGACTGCTGCTGATGGTAAACATtgaggggaggaagtgaggagaggcCCACTGGAGCCACTCTTTGACATGGTAGACTGGTcagacttgttgttgtgactgaaATGAATTGGACTGACAGCTTGTCTGATGGCGTTAGCATGTAAGGCCGCTTTGGGAAAACTCACCCAGAATACCAGCTGACCAGGGCAGCTATGGGATATGAAGAACGCAGCGGGTGAATAAAGTGAGTTTTGTAAGGCGTTGACTTTTTTCGTGGTTGTGAATTATGTTTTGGTTTTAGTTCATGTGAATGGGAGTATGCTGCCGCAAAATCACTCTACAGTGTTAGAGAAGTACTCTTTTTCTATTGGTCAAAACAACTTGAATAACTTCATTTAAGTGGGCAGGTGTGGGAAGGCTGTTTGTCATCAGTCACAGCTGCCCCTTCTAGTCAACACCCAGAATGGCTTGCTGCCTGTGTACATTATTTGATCAATAACCAATAAACGAATTGTGCCCCAGTGATGCAACAGCCCCTCCAACTGGCCTGGTGTGTCAGAACAGACACAGTTGGCTGTCCTCATCATTGTTGTTAGCGTGTGAGCAACCACACCCAAATGGAGCATGTGAGGCCGTGCAGCTGAACCCAAACACAACTGGTGGTGTCCGTCTTACTGGAGCCCCCCTCGGGTGTCCCCGCTGCCCCATCCCACCCACATGGCAACAAATGCACACTTCTTAagaatgtacacacatacacacacaaacacaaacacactgtaattgccgtgtgtgtgcgtgtgtgtgtgtgagatctgatACATTCCACAGCCTGTCAACACTGTGGCTACTTTCCCTTCAGCATCCGTCCACCTGTCtcatgaacatacacacacagtcaaacacacatctacacgcacacatacacacacgcacggtcacatacacacacatacatcccctAAGGCAtattacatttcaaaacaaaaaaagtaagCGCACCACCTGTAACCTGAGACTGTGCAGTGCACACAAAAGGACACATTTCCTctataaaaacacatttgtatgtatataaatatacaggCGAATGTGTAGTGTACACACCCATTACCAAGGTAACTGATAGCCTACACAAACAATTAGTGGAGTTACTATAGAGAGAGCCTGGTGAGCGTGCATTGGGGCGGAGGTTTAgagacccctcacctccccctggcGCTAGCCTCCCCAGATCAAAGAGGCTGGGGGTGTCATCCTGCTTAGAGCAGGGCATATTAATTAGACCCTGTCCTACCTGTGAAGCAGGCACACAAAGAGTCTTCTGGAGCTCAAGTGAAGgggataagggggggggggggggggcggaggaggatgtTTAATGGCCACATTTGTTCCCACATGGAAGGGAAATAGAGCAGGCAGTCAAataagagagacagatatgTACGGGTTTCAGTTTGTGTTAAGGTTTCGTTGTCATCCGCAGGATGCTCGGGATGTCGAGTCTGGTTTGACATCCCTAAATACGATCCCCAGAACACACGAGAGTGCATGATCGGTAATCCCATGGCTGTAACGTGTAGCATGTTACATGGGCCCTCACTGATGAAGGAAACAGGCAGAGCTGAGCATGCGATGCGAGGAGAGGCGACATCCGCTGAGGGAAACCCTACACAGCTGAAGGATTAAGACTCACACAACACTGTTAATAACTTAATGTGTCTGTGCATGGTCTCCACACCAGTCTAGACAGCCGAGCCTCTGATCCACCAAAACAAGAGTCTGAGCTGGATCCAAGAAAGTGGAAGGCTGCCTCACGCCATCTGAGGGAGTAGGCCGGCATAGGGCTTCTCATGAAGACTGAGAGATTCCACTTCCTTACAAAGtcattgttacatttacatttagcagacgctcttatccagagcgatttaccgtaagtacagggacattcccccgaggcaagtagggtgaagtgccttgcccaaggacacaacgtcagttggcatgaccgggaatcgaactggcaaccttcggattactagcccgactccctcaccgctcagccaactgactccttgTTAATATTATTTGGTGACTAATTTATCCTTGGATAGGTTCGTTATCCGGTCTTGCCCAGGGGCAGCCATGTGAAGCCATCACCAGCTGTTACGATCAATAATATTTCTTAGGCTACTCCTGCTTTAGGTGACCTTGCCCCCTCCTACCCTCTGACGCTTTGCTGTGGTTTACGGTACACACGCCTTGTGTACTCGGCCGTTCTCTACTCAGTGTCTCCATTCGCACCGAGGGGAACCAGCCCTAAAGCAAGAGCTTTTGATGTTTTTTAAATGCCCCCTTCCACATCACAGCATTGTAATGAGCAGTTAGACCAAAGAGGTACATTAGCTTCAGGTTAAACAACACTACACCAGAGACTACTCAATCAATGTAAACAACTTCTTAACTAGAACCAAATTCTAAAAGGAGTCTGTCTTTCGACAAACAAccccaggggggggggtgctaaaTATGCAACAATGCAACCGCAAGGAAAATCTGAAATTGAGTGCTTTTCTTTTCATCTTTTGGAAACCTCCAGATGGATATATTTTGCGAGTGAGTCTTTTCTTGGAGATTTTAGTTCAAATCGTAACAAGTCCCATGGATGTTACAGCATTGTAACATGTCATACGTCTTGGTATTCTGCAATGCAAGATCATCCGTTCTAGAGACGATTATCTGAGTCATTGCTGCAGGTGGAGCGTTGGCCGACTGACATACCTCTGAAAAGATTACTCCACAGCCGATATAGATAATGAGCCAAATGTGACCAAAAGTCTGACGTATTTGAATGCATCGACCCTCAACAAAGGGGACCATGTCAGGCTCCAATCTGCTGGGATCAAAGGGTAGACCCCCCCTATGCAGTCACACAGTCTATAGACTACTCCGCAAGGACTCTACATAATCCTCTTATGTCCACGGCACAAACATGAACTCATTTCATGATGAGCGGCCCATACACTGGCTTCAGAGGACTGGGCCGACCTCTGAACTCGGCAAATGGCATCCCAGGCAAACTGAAGATCAATACTCCAAACGCTTACTCTCAATGGTTTCGGGGTCAAATGGAAGATAACACTTTTACGGGTTGTCTTGTGAAATGCCGTCTGAATTTGTTTGTAGAAACCAAATCAAatacaggggagagaaaagcGCAATTATTTCAACTTTTAAAAAAGGGTATAAATTAGAACACGTTTTTGTTGTCTAATGCAATAATTGGGAAATGAATCTTAACAAAGATGCCATTAAAGACCCTGTCACCAAACCTAATGGGAGAGAGTGCAGGTCTGTATGTATAACAATGAAGAGAGAGGCTATTGGATGGCCAATACACACCCATTACGATACTGTCTAGAGCAATTAGGTTTCCTttcaccactccctgttacagAGGCCACATAACCAAAACAAACTCCTTTGGTTATTCTCGTGGTCATGACAACCCAAGAAAGAGAAACATAAAAATGAcctgaaaccttttttttttctcaaactgTATATTGTTATACAGACAACATGTGTATAAACTAAATGGCCGAAGAGTGGCTCTTCAAGAAAGCTGATCTTACGATCTACCTGATGACAAAACCTCTTTTCCTGTTCCACCTGGACTTGCTCTATTCTTGTCAACCTGTTTCCACATACATGAAGGAGACACATGCCTGGGCTGCAGTATGTGTACTGCTGTAGAAAGGTCATTTTGTTTACAGGGCATTGGAGTGGAAATGTGTCATACCTGGGTCATACCAAATGGTGACATTTGGTATGACCCAGGGCCGGAATGACAGAGACATTCACAAGCAGGCATCTGTGACGACATCTCTGTGAGGACATCTCTCGGTAATTCCTAAGTGTTTTACTATTCAGAACCACACCTTGTTCCACCCGAGGAAGCAAACATCAGATGAGTCTGTTGAGGTGAAAATTCAACCAGCTGGACAAGTGTGCAAAAAGACATACACCTCAAGGGCCCTTCCATTCTGTCACCATACCTCAGAATCCTCATCCTTTGATGGTCATGAGACTTCTCTCCCCTGGACTTCAATGTCTGTTTGTATTTGGGCATGTAGACAGAAGCACAAAACAGCCGATAGCTGCAGTGGAATTCCCCCCAAAATTGAAGGATAAGAAAAGGGGTTAatggtaaataaataaataaacaacgaGGCCACATGCGTTCTATTCAGATTTCAGAGGACATCGTTAGGGCGGAACGTGCCGCTTCCGGTGACAGCGCTCCTTGGCTGGACCTGAATGATGCTGCACCCGCGGCCCTCCGGATTCACGGCTCATCCTCCCCCAGGATACAAAGCTCCTCTTCACGACCGTCTCTATCCCATCCATTGTGAAAGGGATGTCTCTGGGCACACAGCCTCTATGCCTGTTACAGGCCTAAatgctccccctgtcaatgccTGTCTCCAATGCCAGTTCAGCTGGATCTGTTCAGGTGCTTCGGGTCTGGAGGCAAAGGTTAGTTAAcgtaaaacaaacattttcctATGTATTTCTTTGCAATCGCATTAGGCCTACTTCTCGCCCCTTACAAAAGAGCACAAGTCTCATGACTTTTGTGATGCTAAAATATGACTATACCTCCTGACACCTTTCAACAATCTTTTTTCTCTTCTGACAGATATACCTGAAATAAACTTTTGACCTAAACCCCCACTTGCCCTGAATAAACTGGTGCACCTGACAGTATTTGCTCaaccaaatgtatttttgaggaGGCTTTGAAGACATTTGGCTAAATTTAATGAATAATGGCAGTTTTCTTTGACGTAAACATCTTTTTAGaattctatttatttatttgtgcatCAGTGGTTGTGCATGATTTCTTTGTTGGCAGAAAATGATATAAAGTCTTAACCTGGGGAGTCAGACAGTTGGGGTCATAGTTGATGAACATACAGACCTCTCGTGCTTACTTGCTTTACAGTCTTGGTGATGTATTCCAAAAGTTTCAGTGCATTTATTATTGACGCATTTGTATTtttgagatgtttttttttctcacgaTATTCTGTTCTATTCAAAATATAGTGTGCTGATAATGCAAACTTTGCAGAAACGTGTGACGTGTCTGTTTCCAGGTCAGTGGTCTACACTATGTATGC includes the following:
- the aplnra gene encoding apelin receptor A: MDLTSAEYGDNYDYYDDNETACDFSEWEPSYSLIPVLYMLIFILGLSGNGVVIFTVWRSKSKRRAADVYIGNLALADLTFVVTLPLWAVYTALGYHWPFGVALCKISSYVVLVNMYASVFCLTCLSFDRYLAIVHSLSSSRLRSRGTMLASLGAIWLLSGLLAVPTLLFRTTMDDRNRTICAMDFSLVARNQRHESLWIAGLSLSSSALGFLLPFLAMTIFYCFIGCTVTRHFNNLRKEDQKKRRLLKIITTLVVVFAFCWTPFHVLKSMDALSYLDLAPSACGFLRFLLLAHPYATCLAYVNSCLNPFLYAFFDLRFRSQCLCLFNLKKAMHGQMSSMSSTLSAQTQKSEIQSLATKV